Proteins encoded by one window of Cinclus cinclus chromosome 14, bCinCin1.1, whole genome shotgun sequence:
- the LOC134049822 gene encoding protocadherin alpha-2-like, translated as MGERCGAVLRVLVLQAAWALAGGQVRYSVPEEAKAGTVVGRLAQDLGLEAGEAEARRLRLVAQGRRASVEVSGASGALLVSSRLDREELCGKSAPCALRLEVLLERPLRVFHVQLEVTDINDNAPAFPAARKNLSIAEFTTLPGSRFPLEGASDADIGENAQLSYTLSPNEHFSLDLQKSNERNLIPELVLTKPLDRETTSVHRLVLTASDGGRPSLTGTMELLISVLDANDNAPQFNQSVYKVQLPESAAVGTLVTRVNASDADLGSNSEVTFTATSFIPPSARDVIFVNPETGEIHLTAALDFEEVSVYDFRIEARDEGTPPLSSHCSVELEVLDVNDNAPEVWVTSLSVPVSEDASVGTVVALLSVSDRDSGANGRVRCWVWPASPFGLEATFAGSYSLVLREALDRERVSEYEVEVRAEDGGAPALRASRGLRVPVSDVNDNAPAFSQAVYTVLARENNAAGAELARLWARDPDEAGNGRVSYSVWEGGVGGGAAAPSWSSGAVGGGWRAASSYVSVDAESGRLWALQPLDYEELQVLQFEVRAVDAGEPPLCGNATVQLFVLDENDNAPALLLPPAGSAAEAGAVAAEASSGPGSGSGLGSGSGSGSGSGTLWAWAAWGAPAGQVVAKIRAVDADSGYNAWLRYELWEPRGKGPFRVGLYSGEVSTARPLDEADGPRQRLLIVVRDHGEPARSATATLSVSLLEAAEAALAAGPGSSLSSSSSSSSWSASGSRSASGVELGAGAASAATNVWLVVAICAVSSLFLLALVLYGASRWAPRAAVLSGPGPTTLVCASEVGSWSYSQRHSRSLCVADGAAKSDLMVFSPNFPPPPPGAAAKDTQPEPSALLDTVSATALLISRPFLLS; from the coding sequence ATGGGCGAGCGTTGTGGTGCGGTGCTGcgggtgctggtgctgcaggcgGCCTGGGCGCTGGCGGGCGGGCAGGTGCGGTACTCGGTGCCGGAGGAAGCCAAGGCCGGCACGGTGGTGGGCCGTCTGGCGCAGGACCTGGGGCTGGAGGCGGGCGAGGCGGAGGCGCGGCGGCTGCGGCTGGTGGCGCAGGGCCGGCGGGCGAGCGTGGAGGTGAGCGGGGCGAGCGGCGCGCTGCTGGTGAGCTCGCGGCTCGACCGGGAGGAGCTGTGCGGCAAGAGCGCGCCGTGCGCGCTGcgcctggaggtgctgctggagcggCCGCTGCGCGTCTTCCATGTGCAGCTGGAGGTCACCGACATCAACGACAATGCCCCCGCCTTCCCCGCCGCCCGAAAAAACCTCAGCATCGCGGAATTCACCACCCTGCCGGGGTCTCGTTTCCCGCTGGAGGGCGCGTCGGATGCGGATATCGGAGAGAATGCGCAGCTCTCCTACACACTCAGCCCCAACGAGCACTTCTCTCTGGATTTACAAAAATCGAATGAGCGAAATCTTATCCCCGAACTTGTTTTAACGAAACCTCTGGACCGGGAGACGACTTCCGTGCACCGGTTGGTGTTGACGGCGAGTGACGGGGGCCGGCCGTCTCTGACAGGGACAATGGAGCTGCTGATCTCGGTGCTGGATGcgaacgacaacgcgccgcAGTTCAACCAGTCCGTGTACAAAGTGCAGCTGCCGGAGAGTGCTGCGGTGGGGACGCTGGTAACGCGGGTGAACGCTAGTGATGCGGATTTGGGAAGTAATAGCGAAGTGACCTTTACCGCGACCAGCTTCATTCCCCCGAGTGCAAGAGATGTGATTTTCGTCAATCCAGAGACAGGGGAGATTCATCTAACCGCAGCCCTGGACTTCGAAGAAGTCAGTGTATATGATTTTCGTATTGAGGCGAGAGACGAAGGGACGCCTCCACTCTCCAGTCATTGCAGCGTtgagctggaggtgctggacgtgaacgacaacgcgccggaGGTGTGGGTGACGTCGCTGTCGGTGCCGGTGTCGGAGGACGCGTCGGTGGGGACGGTGGTGGCCCTGCTGAGCGTGTCGGACCGAGACTCGGGGGCGAACGGGCGCGTGCGGTGCTGGGTGTGGCCGGCGTCGCCGTTCGGTCTGGAGGCGACGTTCGCGGGCTCGTACTCGCTGGTGCTGCGCGAGGCGCTGGACCGGGAGCGGGTGTCGGAGTACGAGGTGGAGGTGCGTGCGGAGGACGGCGGGGCGCCGGCGCTGCGCGCCAGCCGCGGGCTGCGGGTGCCGGTGTCGGAcgtgaacgacaacgcgcccGCGTTCTCGCAGGCCGTGTACACGGTGCTGGCGCGGGAGAACAacgcggcgggcgcggagctGGCGCGGCTGTGGGCGCGGGACCCGGACGAGGCGGGCAACGGGCGCGTGAGCTACTCGGTGTGGGAGGGCGGCgtgggcggcggggccgcggctccgTCGTGGTCGTCGGGGGCCGTGGGCGGCGGGTGGCGTGCGGCGTCGAGCTACGTGTCGGTGGACGCGGAGAGCGGGCGGCTGTGGGCGCTGCAGCCCTTGGACTacgaggagctgcaggtgctgcagttCGAGGTGCGCGCGGTGGACGCGGGGGAGCCGCCGCTGTGCGGCAACGCCACGGTGCAGCTCTTCGTGCTGGACgagaacgacaacgcgccggcgctgctgctgccgcccgcGGGCTCGGCGGCGGAGGCGGGCGCCGTGGCGGCCGAGGCGTcctcggggccgggctcgggctcgggcttgggctcgggctcgggctcgggctcgggctcgggcacGCTGTGGGCGTGGGCGGCGTGGGGGGCGCCGGCGGGCCAGGTGGTGGCGAAGATCCGCGCCGTGGACGCCGACTCGGGCTACAACGCGTGGCTGCGCTACGAGCTGTGGGAGCCGCGGGGCAAGGGCCCGTTCCGCGTGGGGCTCTACAGCGGCGAGGTGAGCACGGCGCGGCCGCTGGACGAGGCGGACGGCCCTCGCCAGAGGCTGCTGATCGTCGTGCGCGACCACGGCGAGCCGGCGCGCTCGGCCACGGCCACGCTCAGCGTGTCGCTGCTCGAGGCGGCCGAGGCGGCGCTGGCCGCGGGCCCGGGATCGtcgctctcctcctcctcgtcctcgtcGTCCTGGTCGGCGTCGGGGTCGCGGTCGGCGTCGGGCGTGGAGCTCGGCGCCGGCGCGGCCAGCGCGGCGACCAACGTGTGGCTGGTGGTGGCGATCTGCGCCGTGTccagcctgttcctgctggccctggtgctGTACGGGGCGTCGCGCTGGGCGCCGCGGGCGGCCGTGCTCTCGGGGCCCGGGCCCACGACGCTGGTGTGCGCCAGCGAAGTGGGCAGCTGGTCGTACTCGCAGCGCCACAGCCGCAGCCTGTGCGTGGCGGACGGCGCGGCCAAGAGCGACCTCATGGTTTTCAGCCCCAATTTccctccgccgccgcccggcgcCGCGGCCAAGGACACGCAGCCGGAGCCCTCCGCTCTCCTCGACACGGTCAGTGCTACTGCCTTACTCATTTCTCgcccttttctcctctcttgA